Genomic DNA from Bryobacter aggregatus MPL3:
AGCAGGTTCACGCTGGTGCGGGCCATATCCATGATCGTGTCTACGCCCATCACGAGCGCAACGCCCTCGAGCGGTAAGTCGAAGGTCGCAAGCGTACCGCTGAGCACCACCATCGAGGCCCGTGGCACGGCGGCTACGCCCTTGGAAGTGAGCATCAGGGTGAGCATCATCATGAGCTGTGTGCCAAAGCTCATCTCGACGCCGGCTGCCTGCGCGATGAAGACGCTAGCGAGGCTGAGGTAGAGCGTGGAGCCGTCGAGATTGAAGCTATAGCCGGTGGGCAGAACGAAACTGACGATATGTTTCGGAACACCGAACCGCTCCATATTCTCCATGGCCTGCGGCAGGGCGGCTTCGCTTGAAGCGGTTGAGAAGGCCAGAATATAGGGATCTTTGACGGCCTGGATAAAGCGCCGCATCGGGATCTTGAAGATCACCATCACCGCTCCCAGCACCACGACAACGAAGATCAGCAAGGACGCGAAGAGGGTGGCGATCAACTGTCCCAGGTTGAAGAGAACTCCAATGCCCTTGCTGCCGATGGTCACAGCCATGGCCGCACCGACGCCAAAGGGGGCAAAGTACATGATGAACTTCGTGTACTCGAACATGATGTCGCTGAGACTCTTGCACCAATCGACAACGCTCTTGGCCTTGGTGCCGATGGTGGTGCAGGCCGTGCCGAAGATGAAGGCAAAGATGACGATCTGCAGCACTTCGCCTTTGGACATCGCCTCAATGATGGAACTGGGGAAAGTGTGCTCGAGCATTCCCGAAAGCGTAACCTTGTTGGCGGCAAGTTGCGCCGTCTCGTGCGGGAGATTGACGCCGATGCCGGGCTTCACCAGATTCACTGCGGCCAGCCCGAGGAACAGCGCGATGGTTGTTACCACCTCAAAATAGAGAATCGACTTCAGACCAATGCGGCCCATGGTCTTGGCGCTGCCTGTGCCAGCGATGCCGTAGACCAGGGTGGCAAAGACAAGCGGAGCGATGATGCTCTTAATCAGCCGGAGGAAGACGCTCGATACAGGCGCCAGTTCCTTTGCAAAGTCCGGTACTGCGATGCCGAGTACGATGCCGGTTGCCATCGCAATGAAGATCCAGGATGTAAGTGATATCTTTTTCAACGTTCGCCCCATTTCAGTTTTTCGCGGAGTACATCGAAGAACAACATCTTGGGCGGACGGATCAGACGAATTGCGAACGGACTGCGTTCGCAAAGGACTTCATCCCCAGCCAGCAGCGGTTCGCCAACCTGACCATCGATTGTGAGATACGCATCGCGATCCATGGCGCGATTCTCCAACCGGATCACGCTGTCTCCCGGAACAATCACGGGCCGGTGAGTCAGCATATGAGGGCAGATAGGGGTAACACTGATGGCATCCACTTGAGGAAAGATGATCGGCCCCCCCGCGCTCAGCGAATACGCAGTTGAACCGGTGGGCGTCGAAACAATCAATCCATCCGCTTTGTAACTCGAGACAAAGTGGGAATCTACATGGACAGCCACGTCAATCATGCGCGCTAACGACGTCTTGGTGATGACGGCGTCGTTGAGCGCCTCGTATGAGGATACACGAGAACCACCACGGTGGATCTCCACCCGGAGCATCCGGCGCATTCCAATGCGTTGTTCCCCTTGCAGGGTCCGTTCGAGTTCGGGGTAGAGTTCCTCGACCGTGACGGAAGTAAGAAAGCCAAGCCCTCCCAGATTCACCGCGAGCAGTGGAATGTCCATGCCTCCAATGGCCCGGGCTGCGCTCAAAAGGGTGCCGTCGCCACCAAGTACGATGACGAGTTGTGTGTCGACCGGAACCCGTTCCCTGGGAACCCACTCGCGAAGCTGCGCATAGTGGGCGGTTTCTTCATCTGCCCGGATCGAGATATTGCGTTGGGCCAGCCAGTCGACCAGCCCGGGCACAATACTGCGTGCTCGCGGCACATTTGGCTTCGAAATGATCCCAACAGACTGGATGTCAGCGACTTGGTCTGGCATGCAACAAAAACTCCCGATTCCCTTTGCCACCCAGGATCGGACTGGGGAGCAGTCGCGTCGTATACCCGAGCGCGCGTAACGCAGATTCTACCTTGTCGCAGGCAGCCTGGTGCAGACTATCTTCGCGCACAATGCCCCCCTTGCCGACATCGGCTCTGCCCACCTCAAACTGCGGCTTGACGAGGATGACCATTTCTCCTGCGGGCTCGAGCAGGGCAGGGAAGCGGTCGAGCAACAGCGTGACGCTAATAAAACTCACATCGCAGACCAGCAGACTCGCGAGTTCGCCAATGACGGAAGGCTCGATCAGCCGCGCATTCTGGTGTTCGTGGAGAACTACGCGGGGATCGGTCTTGAGCTTCCAATCGATTTGCGTCGCGCCGACATCGACACAATGGACTCGTGTGGCGCCGTGCTGGAGCAGGCAATCGGTAAAGCCACCCGTTGAGGTGCCGATGTCGATTGCGATGCGGCCCGTTGGGTCGATTGCAAAGTCGCGCAGCGCGCCTTCCAGCTTGAGTCCTCCACGGCTGACATAGCGGAGTTGCTCCAGAAGATCAATAGCCGACTCCGGTACAACACCGGCGCCGGCCTTGTCAATCTTTTGTCCATTGACGAGTACCTTGCCCGCGAGGATCAGCGCCTTGGCTTTCTCGCGGGTGGAAACCAGTCCGCGCTCCACCAGCATCTGGTCGAGCCGCTGCTTCAAGACTTGCGGTCCACAATGAGATCGGCGATCTCGATCAGACGGGTGGCACGGTCGCCGAAAGGAGCAAGGGCCGCGTGGGCCTTTTGGCGCTCTTCTTCCGCCATTCTCTTCGACTCGGCAAGTCCATAAACGGCAGGGAAGGTGATCTTTTGCTGGTAAAGATCCTTACCCGCTGTCTTGCCGAGCGCTTCGCTCGATTCTTCAATGTCGAGGATGTCATCGACAATCTGGAATGCGAGTCCGGTATGTTCACCGTATTCACTAAGAGCTGCCAATTGCTCGGCGTTCGCACCGGCGTAGATCGCCCCCATGCGGACGCTGGCCCGGAGCAGCGCGCCGGTCTTGGCGCGATGGATTTTCTCGAGCAACGCCGCATTCGGCTGCATGCCTTCGCCCTCGATATCGTGTACCTGGCCGCCAATCATCCCGCGTACCGTACCGCTGGCCGAGGCTAGCTCCACCACCAGCTGACTGCGCACTTCCGCACTGACATGCTGTAGCGAACCTAGCACCTGGAAGGCCAGTGTCAGCAGCGAGTCCCCGGCCAGGATGGCCATCGCTTCGCCGAAAACCTTGTGATTCGTGGGTTGTCCACGGCGCAGATCGTCATTGTCGAGAGCCGGCAGATCGTCGTGGATCAGTGAATAGGTGTGGATCATCTCGAGCGTGACGGCGGCGTCGGCAATGCCGTCTGCGCCAGGTTGGATGACGTCGCCTGCGGCCATGCACAGCACCGGACGAATCCGTTTGCCGCCGGCAAAGAGGCTATAGCGCATGGCGCGATGAATCACTTCCGGCTCGACCGTCTCGGCAGGCACCCAGGTATGGAGGGTCCGCTCGACAATTTCAACCCGGTTGGCAAGATATTCCTTCAACGTCATTTGCTGAACGGCTCCGCTTCCACCTTGCTGCCGCGCTTCATCAGAATTTCGACGCGCGTTTCTGCCTCGTCCAGGCGCTTCTTCGCCGATTCACTCAATGCAACCCCCTTCTCAAAGAGGCTGATTGACTCCTCGAGACCCATGCTGTCCTTTTCGAGATGGGAAACGATTCTTTCCAACTCGTCCAGATCCTGCTCAATCGTTTTGGCTGCCGACGGGTCCTGCTCAGTGGCCATGAGACGCCTCGAGCGGCAACATGTTGCCGGCGTCGTCGAGCGGGAAGTCATACGGCCCTTCGACAATGGTGAGATTCGGATTGGCTTCGATTTCGGCGCGCAGATTCTCGCTCATTTCGAGATCGACAAGCCCGAGTGTGTTCTTGATACGGACGATGGTGACCTGGCTGAGGTCATGCTTGCCAACCGTCGGGAGAAAGCGTTCGAGGCATTCGCGGTCGGTATCAAAGTGCACGGGGGTACGGATGGCGGAAGGCGAAGAGGCAGTCAGCGAATTGATCTGCGTTGGCTTCCAATCAATCTTCGGGAGAATGCGCGAATGGATGACGTCGGCCATGCCCATGCCGACCGCGCTGCCATAGGTATCCTTGCTCAAATCGCGCACAAAGACGCGGTGGATCTTCGGCGGTCCCTGCCACGGGTTGTATTCGCCATTGACGCCGCGGTTCACCACTTTGGTATCCATGCCGGCGCCGGAGATCTCCTTGCCAATTTCGTCAAGGATCAGGATGTCGAGTTCCTGGACTGGGACATGGCCCTGCCAGCTCTTCACCAGCTCGAGCAACTGTTCTTCGCGTGCTTCCATCTCTTCCACCGGCACTGCGGTGAGCTGTGCGGTGGAGTGGTTCGCATCTTCGAGAATCGCGAGACCACCCAGAATCTTGCCACTGGCCAGAACCTGGCGGCCCACGCTACGGATCATCGTGCCCAGCCCAATCTTGTAAGCAAAGGTGTGATAGTACTGCGCACCGGCAAACTTACCGAGCCCGATCGCCATCATCTTATAGAGACCGCTCTCGATGATGCCCTCAAAGTCGGTGTGCCATTTGACGCGGCCGACCAACATGACACCATCGCTTTCATAGGCGAGCTTGTCGAGATAGGCGGTGATCCCTTCGGGCGTGGTGCCGAGAGCGACAACTTCCAGTTGGCTCCGGACCGGGCATCCCATCGTCTCTTCATTAATCTTGTATTTGCCAAGCACCATGGCCTGGCCTTCGGGGGAGGCGGCTCCATGGCTTCCCATCGCGGGGAAGATGAAGGGCTTCATCCCGACAGATTTCCAGTAATCGACAACAGCGCGCACGATGGTGGCGATGTTGGCAATGCCCCGGCTCCCGACGCCAATGGCGACGGAAGAACCAGGCTTCAGCTTTGAGGCAAAATCCGCGCTCCGCAACTCGGCGGCGACTGTGGCTGGGATGTCTTTTACAGCGCGATCAGGGAAACTTTGGCGGACGCGGAGCATCCGGGGAAGTGGCATGCAATCATTATGATTCAAAGCCGTCGCTAAAGTCCGCACTCCACTCCCGCTCGAGCATTCGCGAATACTCGCCAGAGGCGTAGAGATCAAAATCGAACTGATTGGCTTTGATTTCGCCAAAACTCCAAAGCAACTGACGGCAGGCAAAGAGTTGGTCGGCGTAGCGGTAATAGTGCCGGATGAATTCGTCCGTCACCCCATGGCGCTGCGGCACTTCATTGAAAATGGCGTTGAGCCCCAGTGCGCGGGTGAAGATACTTTTATGATCGGCAACGCCCCAATTTTTTAACTTTTCACGGATGTTGCGCGGCGGGTCTTCGGTGAGAATGGCGGCAAAGGATTGATAACAGAATCCCACTCGCTTCAGATCTTCATCGCGTTCCACCAGTTCCATACATTGCTCAATCCAGCGCAGAAGATCTTTGCCGAC
This window encodes:
- a CDS encoding dicarboxylate/amino acid:cation symporter, with the protein product MKKISLTSWIFIAMATGIVLGIAVPDFAKELAPVSSVFLRLIKSIIAPLVFATLVYGIAGTGSAKTMGRIGLKSILYFEVVTTIALFLGLAAVNLVKPGIGVNLPHETAQLAANKVTLSGMLEHTFPSSIIEAMSKGEVLQIVIFAFIFGTACTTIGTKAKSVVDWCKSLSDIMFEYTKFIMYFAPFGVGAAMAVTIGSKGIGVLFNLGQLIATLFASLLIFVVVVLGAVMVIFKIPMRRFIQAVKDPYILAFSTASSEAALPQAMENMERFGVPKHIVSFVLPTGYSFNLDGSTLYLSLASVFIAQAAGVEMSFGTQLMMMLTLMLTSKGVAAVPRASMVVLSGTLATFDLPLEGVALVMGVDTIMDMARTSVNLLGNCLATAAVAKWEGVELPTGDLEPIEAAIEAPV
- a CDS encoding NAD(+)/NADH kinase — its product is MPDQVADIQSVGIISKPNVPRARSIVPGLVDWLAQRNISIRADEETAHYAQLREWVPRERVPVDTQLVIVLGGDGTLLSAARAIGGMDIPLLAVNLGGLGFLTSVTVEELYPELERTLQGEQRIGMRRMLRVEIHRGGSRVSSYEALNDAVITKTSLARMIDVAVHVDSHFVSSYKADGLIVSTPTGSTAYSLSAGGPIIFPQVDAISVTPICPHMLTHRPVIVPGDSVIRLENRAMDRDAYLTIDGQVGEPLLAGDEVLCERSPFAIRLIRPPKMLFFDVLREKLKWGER
- a CDS encoding TlyA family RNA methyltransferase → MKQRLDQMLVERGLVSTREKAKALILAGKVLVNGQKIDKAGAGVVPESAIDLLEQLRYVSRGGLKLEGALRDFAIDPTGRIAIDIGTSTGGFTDCLLQHGATRVHCVDVGATQIDWKLKTDPRVVLHEHQNARLIEPSVIGELASLLVCDVSFISVTLLLDRFPALLEPAGEMVILVKPQFEVGRADVGKGGIVREDSLHQAACDKVESALRALGYTTRLLPSPILGGKGNREFLLHARPSR
- a CDS encoding polyprenyl synthetase family protein; its protein translation is MTLKEYLANRVEIVERTLHTWVPAETVEPEVIHRAMRYSLFAGGKRIRPVLCMAAGDVIQPGADGIADAAVTLEMIHTYSLIHDDLPALDNDDLRRGQPTNHKVFGEAMAILAGDSLLTLAFQVLGSLQHVSAEVRSQLVVELASASGTVRGMIGGQVHDIEGEGMQPNAALLEKIHRAKTGALLRASVRMGAIYAGANAEQLAALSEYGEHTGLAFQIVDDILDIEESSEALGKTAGKDLYQQKITFPAVYGLAESKRMAEEERQKAHAALAPFGDRATRLIEIADLIVDRKS
- the xseB gene encoding exodeoxyribonuclease VII small subunit; amino-acid sequence: MATEQDPSAAKTIEQDLDELERIVSHLEKDSMGLEESISLFEKGVALSESAKKRLDEAETRVEILMKRGSKVEAEPFSK
- a CDS encoding lactate racemase domain-containing protein, with the protein product MPLPRMLRVRQSFPDRAVKDIPATVAAELRSADFASKLKPGSSVAIGVGSRGIANIATIVRAVVDYWKSVGMKPFIFPAMGSHGAASPEGQAMVLGKYKINEETMGCPVRSQLEVVALGTTPEGITAYLDKLAYESDGVMLVGRVKWHTDFEGIIESGLYKMMAIGLGKFAGAQYYHTFAYKIGLGTMIRSVGRQVLASGKILGGLAILEDANHSTAQLTAVPVEEMEAREEQLLELVKSWQGHVPVQELDILILDEIGKEISGAGMDTKVVNRGVNGEYNPWQGPPKIHRVFVRDLSKDTYGSAVGMGMADVIHSRILPKIDWKPTQINSLTASSPSAIRTPVHFDTDRECLERFLPTVGKHDLSQVTIVRIKNTLGLVDLEMSENLRAEIEANPNLTIVEGPYDFPLDDAGNMLPLEASHGH